The nucleotide window GGCCTCATCTTCAGTATGGAGCTCGACCTCAACATGGATAAAACTGCACGCGTTCAGCGACTGTGCTTTGGTAACAAATTAAAACCGAACAAAGATGGCTCTAGATGTGATACTGTAAAGATGAAGATTTATAGACGATCtgtgtttaattttcttttttcttttttttttctttttttgttatgtaCTGTATTATTGCAAACACCAAAACCAAGAGCTGGACTGGACGGAGatttaatttttacatttagtttttatacATAAGGGCATACTCATGTCGtgcaagtattttttttttttttgtgaactTATACAAACCTGCACCTGTGTGACGTCCGCAAGGTGATTTCATCCCGAGAACCAAGTGCGTGTACGTATGAGCgtgtgcatgtttttaatgtaagtTGACAGATTCAGCTGCTTCTGAACAAGTCGTTTCCTCACCTAACCTGGACCCGTTCGGTCTAGCTGTGTCAGTTCATAAGACTGCAGTATTTATCAAAGCGAGACGCAGTGAACCCCTGTACCGCATCACTGCACATCTTTTTGTACACCCGTCGTCGCAGTAGAAGGTTGTTGGGGGGTCACCTGCTTCGCTGGCATGGAAGTAAGACTATGTTCTTTTAGGATATTTTGTCAAAATAAATGTTCGAAAAATTTGTTGTGCGTCTGTTATGTTAAGATTTGTACAAATAAAGAATCTTGTAACAGTCTGCGGTGTAGGTTAGTAGTTCCCAACCTGACAACAGAAAAACATTCCTGCTACCCTGTATTGATCATATTTTCTTagcttttctctcatttttgctttattgtCAACACTGCTTTCTAAAAGgtcttaaaataaaactaaatcatTATTAGCCTTTTGGTTGCAACTGGTAGGTACACTGTCTGTAGGCAAACTGTGACGATGGTCCTGTATACAATGGACTACAGTAGACAAGTTAGAAATGTATGGAACCTCTGATGGGGTGATGTGGTTGAGTAAAGAACAGCGTCTAGAGTCTggtaaatgaaagaaaaccttGCACAAGTTTTGAGAGAGCAATCACATCCTTTTAGTCAACAGTGAGAATAAAGCTACAAACGTTGATCACAGATTTAGGTACAAAGGGAGTAACATCAAGAGGACCTCGTTTATAAAAGGTTCAGCAGCACAagatttagtctttttttttcttttcttttttttaaatagtgacATTGCAGTTAGAAGTTGATTTTACTTCTCAAGTTAGATTTGGATTTCTTCCCTCACAgtacaaataaatgcaaatacacCAAAGTTTTTAATGAGTGCTCTTTGAAAGTTATTTGGTGGCGTCTTAGCGGAAAGAACGTCCCGCTATCGATACCGTTTCTATCTTTTCCCCCACACTAGAACACTAAAATCAACATCTGATAACACTACGTGAGAAGTTTCTGGTTGGGCAAGTGCTCTTTTGTAAAGTCACCATATTCACATGCTTGgtccaccatcatcatcaccacaataaaaatatagctCCATACTCTGGATAGTGGACATACCACGACATATTTCTTAAGGCAATAATGGTTCAACAACATACAAATAGTTTGGATATACGACAGCGTTCACAAAAGGTACAGAATATATATCTACAATATGTGCAACATATGGAGTAGCTGCGACTGTTTAGATATCCGGAAAATAAACATCTAATTTTGCACTACAAAAACTTTTGAGATAGCTGTAGCTGGTACATCTAGCTGGTACAAAGGTTGCCATGGATACAGTGTTGTAAGTGCTGCTGATTGGATGAGATAAGCTTTGGCGTTGTCCTGTTGCCCGTTCAAAATGCACTGCATCTAGGAAAGTCTGTGGTGGGTAGCACTTGAGTaattacttgtgtgtgtgtgtgtgtgtgtgtgtagcagggaTAATGAGATttgaaggatggatggatggatggatggatggatgaagaaaaaaatagatgaaaaacaGCAAACTGGGCGGTCTTATCACAACGAAGCTTGACTGTCACCatcttcaatttttttttgttacagctAGTAAAAGTTCATGACAACATCAAGACTACTTCACAGGACCTTCATTTATTAATCCACTGATACAGAATATATAGAATACAAGCTTTTTCAGGCTAGAAATCTCTCAAAGGCACAGGGTATCAGTTAGTTGGCCAAATTATAAAGAACCcacataaaaaagtaaaacatggtATCCACAAATAGCTGTCAATCTATTTTACTGCCAACAAAATTCATGGTGCAGTATGAGTCCAGATGCTActctgagatttaaaaaaatgtatttcagacaGTGTCATTCATAAAAGTCCAGCTCCCCTGCATAGTCATTGCTTTAAAAGGCAATGTGAGTGATATTTATTAGTATAGCATTTTGGAGTCTTTTCATCTCTCCATAGCAATCAGGTCAGTGGTTAAAGCGGAGCAGGAGGGAAtcaagaatatatatatatttatatatatgtatgtgtttgtatatactgtacatataataGGCTGGACAGGAGCGGCTATTGACGTGTAGCTGCTGGATAGTCAGGGAAGGCACAGGGAACAAGGGAAGGATTGTAAATGATCAGGCGAaggcaaaagagaaaaagaatggCAGCACAAAAGTACACAACACAAAAATTGGCAAAGCGCTCTCCCACTTTTCTCACATGCTTAGACGCAAATTCAACATCGAACATCATCTGTTTGCAAACCACAAGCGTACACGGGCTGGGTGTAGAATGGGATGACATGATGTTAAAATTAAagcaaaggtgtgtgtgtgtgttaattatATAAATGAGTGACTAAGGTGGTGTGCTGTTCGTCTCGGTCAAAGTGTGCAGATTTAAACTGGTCCTGGGCTGCTTGGTCGGCGGCTCCATTCCATTTTTGTCGTCGTCCTCGAGCGCGCTCAGAGCGTTAGACTGCAGCACCAGATCTCCGCTCTCTTCATcgctctcctcttcctcatcgtcctcttcctcatctGATGGAGAGACAGACATTGACAGGACAGTAAGTGACCTGGCGACACAGGCTCAGAGAAAACCAAGATGTAAAACTCAAAACAGAAACCACAGCGAAGTTACCTTTCTCCATATCCGGAGAGATTCGGCTCTTGACGGTGCTCGCGAACTGCAACACAGAAAgaacacaacatttttaaacacattacagtagtagggacacaccttcccattaaatgagagagtgtgtccaaacttgtgAATGGTACCGTACATCAAATGCAGGCTGCATTATGTAAGCAACTTCATGTGGGGACACATACTTCTCCCATGACTGCAATGGGCGTCTCTCCTTTAGCCTGGGCCACCCTGTGCTCTATCAGGTAGTACATATACTCATCATACAGCAAGCGGATCAGGTGAAAGGAGCCAAAACTGGCGGCACTGCGCAGAGTCAGGTCCCGGATAACCATTGAACTGGTGAGGGAGGGGAGCAGATGCACGGTGTGAACTCAAACGTTTCAGTTGGTGATGTCCAACACTTCACATGCGACTTTTTCTCTCACCTGTAAAAAGACCAGTTGAGCAGGAAGACCTTGGCAGCCTTCGGTAGGGCGGCAGGGTTGTGCTCGTAAGGTTTAAGGGCTTGAGAGACGACACCATCCAGCCAGGCAGCCCACTGCTCCAGGGAGTTTTGCTGCTGCAGGGTCAGTTTAAAGTCTTGCTCTAGCCGCTGGACCATGCGGTCTTCACATTGACACACCCAGGATGCCTGCTCCTGAAAGGGGGACACACAGGTGGACTGTGTCAGGGTTCTGCTCCTATTTCACTTAAACACCAAATACAGGAAGAGATGGGAGGAGTGGAGACGGACAGTAGCGCAGACAGACCTGAACGTTAGTGAAATCCACCCGGTTGAGGTCGGAGAGCATCTGGTTGATCTGGGCTGAGTTCTGGAGGACGGCACGGGCTGCCTGGGCCAGGTGGTTCAGGCTAGTGTAGCGACGCAGTGTCTGGGAGAAGGAGCAAATACACACCACCtgtaggaagggagggaggagaatcAAGAAAGACATAATGAGATCCCATTTCTCAGGTCACACTCACAATATATGAGTGGGAAGTCAAATCAGATCACAGCTGGTCACTGCATCTTAGCTCTGTCTTGACACTGCATCAGCCCACAAACATGCAAGTACCTTTATGCGAACCATCTCTTCTGGGATGTTCATCATGGCGCCTGTCAGCCAGCTCTCCAGACTCTTGGCAAAGTTACGGATGGCCTGAGTTAAGGCACCTGAggaaaaagttgcatatttacatttaaagatgttacCTCTGGAATTCTATTGATTAACTGTGATTCCCTCACTGGATACTTTTCAGACATAAAGGCCTCTTAGACGCCTTACTAACTTACTAGGGATGGGTCTCAGTACATCAGGGATGAGGATCTCCACCAGAGTCTGGTAGAGCAGGTTGTCGCACTCTTTCGTCCAGCGCAGCACAGGCTCGAACTTACACAGCACCACCAGGCAGGATTTCGGCAGACGCTTCTCAGATTCATTGTGCCTGCAGAAGGAGACAGAACATTATGAGACACGCAGGTATGTAATGTTATTTCTTCCATCAGATTGTTTTTGCGTGTTTGACACGTACATATTGAGGGATTCTGTATCACTGCTCTGGCTGAACCTCCAGAAGGATTTCCACAGTGTCTCCACAAGAGTGAACTGAAGGTTGACCATCACATCCATAATAGCCTGCAGGGATCACACATGAGATCATGGAGGAGTTTTAGCTGTCTTTGCAATCCTGGTTGATTCTTGATGAtatgttgacattttcattgGAACGCAATAAAAACAGTAAGTATTATGATCAGTGTACGTATCCTGTCTTTGTTCATGCTGCCTACCTCGCAGTGTTCTCTGTAGAGAGTCTGAAAGGCCTTGAGGTGTTCTAAAAGGACCCCGTCAGGCAGTGTTCTATCTTGCAGATCAATGTCGACAAAGTCTGGCAGTGGCCGTGATGCCTCTAAGCAAGATACAGCAGAGGGAGGTTTGTAAATTTCACATGTCAGACCTTATCTTTATAATGTAGTGAGACTGAAGTCTtcttgtaaatgtgtaaaaacaacatcaaatcCTGACAATTGAAACTACAGCAACAGCTTTGCAAAACATGCAATTTACATGGATTATTTAGATGATGAGAAAATGATGCACTAAATCATGATTTTAAGAAAATGTCAACTATTTAATACTAATTATGACAGTGTTACCACAGCTCATTACATCATTATAATCAAAGGACAggtttctcttcttttaaataaaattgtataataagagggttagggttagaaaacAATAGTGAATATTAAGCAGAGTGAGTGTTTCTCACCCAGGAACTGCTGGTACTGTTGCACTTGGGCTGAAATATCACAGAGCGCTCCTGCCTGCTGCTGACCCGCCCCACCTGATGTCCCATTGGCGATACCGTGTGTCTTCTGAATTGGCTTTATCCTGTTAGACAGAGTACATGTCATTAAGAGAGACAGGGAGGCAGTCACAGAAGAAGTAGAAGTTGTGACTGACACAGATTTAAAGACATAAAGCCATAGTAGCATTTTTAGCCGTGCTACTTACTCTTGGGATGGTCTATACTgaaatatttttacaattactggattgattgccatgaaattgtGTACAGACATTCAAGGTCCCAGAGGATGAAGtttactgactttggtgatccctctGAGAGTACTAGTGCACACTTCATCTTTGGACTTTTGTGAACCGAACAAGTATCATAAGGAAATTTGGAACCGATACCCATGGTGCCCAGATGATGCATCCTAGTGACTTTGATGATCTACTGAATTGACCTCTAGCATCACACGAAGTTCACAATTGTGGTTTTCAATTAAGTATCTCAACAAGTATCAGCTGGATTTGCAATACCACTTTTATTCAGAAATgtatgttcccctcaggatTCATTGAAATAACTTTGGTGACTTCGGTTTATAACCAAAACCCTGCAAAACTAAGATGGAGAACatgataaacatttattaacatttaaatttcacGATCTGGATACCTGTTTTTCTGTGAGAAGGGCTGCTGCCTCATCGCCATGTGCTGTTGTTCATCCATCAGCCTGAGCAGAGGGGAACCGGATTTGATCCTTAGACCATAGTAGTGGTACTTAGAGTttcctctgaaacacacacacgaaaagTTATGACCATACCCAGAGATGCATGTCTAGTAAAATCTGTGtacctgtgtttgtgtatttatgtaccTGGTCCCTAATCTCCGTGTCCTGAGCCCCATGAAGACGGACCTGATGAGTTTTCCGAAAGACGCAGCATTAACAGGTTCTAGTTTCTGCTCCTGGCAGTGGAGCAGATAGTGGTAGTAGAGGGTGCAGCGAGGTAAACTCACCCCCTCCGCCCCCTCATAGTTATCACACAGCCAATGCACCTGTGGAAGATGGACGGTCACAGAATTTAATTTTCTGAACCTTTCTGTAATTTTATAGATGATGCAAAGCAGGTTTTAACACAGTGAACTTTAGTACTCACAGTAGCAGGTGGGGCACGTGAGTTCGGGCTGGAATAACTctgtcctcctccacctgctgctCCAGTTCCCCCCGCTCCTAACACATAGCCTCCCTGAATAACGTAGCCCCCTCCACCCACAGCAGCTGCCCCGCTATTGGCTCCTGTTGCCAAAGAGACCGGCTGCGAGGTCACAGATCCACCGATGTCCGAGTCGGAGCTGGGCGTAGCATCGTAgtaggtggaggaggaggtgggaggggtCTGGGAGAAGAGGGGCGAGTCGGAGAAAGGGTAGCTACTTGATCGGCTGGACGGAGAGAGatgtaaacatgcacacacacacacacacacacacacacacacacacacacacacacacacacaaacataaatgaaCAGCTGTATCACTAGTAAATCGACAAGAtgagagttgtgtgtgtgtgtgtgtgtgagagagagagagggagggagagagacatgCGCCACTGACACAGAGCAGGTTTCTTTCTACTCACATAGTGGACGTAGTGAAAGTTGCATCCGCCCCGTCAACATACTGCACCTGGCCAGAGTACACCTGCTCCACCTTGGCAAAAAGATAGTAGatagagtgaaagagagaaacttATTTAGTTCATccatgtataatattaaacatCTTAAAACTATTCtattcatcttcatcttcccaCAACTTGTTTTATCTAATACTACTTGTCAAAAAAAGTGTTGCCAAGTCAACCATTCCCTCCCGTGATAACAAGAGGGAGGAAAGTGTTGCCAAGTCAACAATTCCCTCCTGTGATAAACAAACTCCCTTGTTTCGAGGAGAGAGCAGCCAGACCCAATTCCTGAAACCTCTCTGGCAGCTCACCATTATCATGATTTAGCATAACTGGAAGCCAATGTTAtagctgtctgtctctgtactatcaacttttaaataaaagccAAAGTGGCCTTACAAGAACAAAGTAGTAGTCTGACACAGCATTAACAGCACAGCTCCGTGTTCAGGTGCATCTCAGACAGCCTGAGGAGGGCGCTGTGAGAGTAAGTGACGAGCATGTGGAAATGAAAGCGTGTGATGAAGGTGGAGAGGGATGCAAAGCAAGAGTGAAATTATGACTTTGGTCAAAAGGCCACCTAACGGCTTTCAATCCCACATCGCTCTGATTCTACTGTCTGTGACAATGGACAAAGATGTCATTATCACGTTACATCCATAcgttaaatgtatgtatgtttttcttaCATGATGACATGAaatgctgtgtctgtgtgtgtgtgtgtgtgtgtgtgtgtgtgtgtgtgtgtgtgtgtgtgtgtgtgtgtgtgtgtgtgtgtgtgtgtgtgtgtgtgtgtgtgtgcgcgcgtttGTGTTTACCTCCTGGTTAATGTGCACGGACTGCAGGTTGTTGATGTGGCCTGACTGAATCCTCTTGGCTGCCTGTGACACCGCTTGCAACACTGATCTCTGCTGGTGAGCAAACCCACAGTTTCAGATAaaacttcatcatcatctgtgaCCTGACCCTACACAGTCAAATGACaaatactctgtgtgtgtgtgtgtgtgtgtgtgtgtgtgtgtgtgtgtgtgtgtgtgtgtgtgtgtgtgtgtgtgtgtgtgtgtgtgtgtgtgtgtggtgtgccTGTCTTACCTGTGAGGTGGTCTGCACTGGTTGGACCACCTGAGTGGGGACACCTGGGGCAGGGGGGCTGGAGTCTGACAGACTGTCATTGGAGTGAACCGAGCCCTCTGGGGATCACACGGGAAGGACGAAGGAGAGAAGATTAATCAGATCGTCAAACAAACATCACCAGAAAATCCAACCATCAGCGCCACAAGTTTAGTACTCACGACAGACTGCTTCCAAATCGTAATAACAGCCACTGCAGAACATCCTACATCTaagtttcttgttgtttttttttgttcagctgAGGAGAAACTGACAGCGAGGACTCTTTTTTCATCCTTATATGTTGCATACAGAGGGGGACAGCCTTGGACAGCTAATCTCGCCAGATGGAGAGAAATCCCTCCATCTTGTAAACACGCAGATCGGATGAAAGAGGGAAATCGAGAGATACGTGGTGGATGATGGGATAGAGGGCGTAAACAGAGGATGGAGTTCGGGTGTAGTTGAGGGTAAAACACATTGCCTTGGAACCTTTTACTCTAATGATTTCCTACTTTGATGTCTGTTATCCTCTCGTGATACTTCAAAACTTCATAATCGCTCCCGTTATACTCTTCCACAGCCCGCTTCAGAAATGAGTTATCACTAGAAATTAAAAGGTGTTTTCCACAGGTTTGCATCTCGAAtgaggctaaaaaaaaaaaaagttaatgtgtGCAAACCGTTCTGATCCATGACTTTATTTACTTGTTTGAAGATCACCAGGTTCATCCAGTATTGACAGTTGGGGGCTGATGACTCCGGCTGAGAGTCACCAGAAGAGAAACTTTAAAACACGAACAAAGCGCTGACACTACGAGGCTACTAATCAGAACGAAGGAGGCGTTTTGGATGAGAGACTCATCTCACAAGAATCTGAAGCAAGTTCAGTCCTTTAGAACTTCCAGATATACAAAGACCTGGACGACCGCAGACATacttaattaattgattagttgatcgaCAGGAAAAGTGTCTGGCACTTTTTCAATCGCATATTTATCAATAACTTCTTCTATCATGTAAAACTACTGAACAGTCTTTCTCAAAAAGAGATTTCTTAATTGATTTGATTCATATCAGTATGATGGGTTTTTTACACTACTACAACATTACAGGCTCTATAATACATGTGAtggacatttgtattttttaacattttgtaggcaaaatgattgattgattgattgattgattgattgattgattgattgattagaagaaaaaaaagttaattgttGAAAATAAtcctaaatatatatatttttttatatttttttaatttagaagATTTCTGTTATATTTTGGACCTGTTTAACAGGTTAAACCACGAAGCTGTGCTGTATTCTTACAGTATTTAAGGTGAGTGTACAATGACTCTGACTTCAATGGAAATCTTGACATACATCATTTTCACATGCTATCTTTA belongs to Scomber scombrus chromosome 2, fScoSco1.1, whole genome shotgun sequence and includes:
- the rfx1b gene encoding MHC class II regulatory factor RFX1 isoform X3, with translation MATSGYSEDLQPQQANTVTIATPAATTPSSAKTAHFLSEIPPTSGNIASANQSATASKTGQDALCSQAPPTQAQSQKAVVLTTPTQHYVTPEIQHSAVQKSNGQSNSPQYIIVTVTEGSVHSNDSLSDSSPPAPGVPTQVVQPVQTTSQVEQVYSGQVQYVDGADATFTTSTIRSSSYPFSDSPLFSQTPPTSSSTYYDATPSSDSDIGGSVTSQPVSLATGANSGAAAVGGGGYVIQGGYVLGAGGTGAAGGGGQSYSSPNSRAPPATVHWLCDNYEGAEGVSLPRCTLYYHYLLHCQEQKLEPVNAASFGKLIRSVFMGLRTRRLGTRGNSKYHYYGLRIKSGSPLLRLMDEQQHMAMRQQPFSQKNRIKPIQKTHGIANGTSGGAGQQQAGALCDISAQVQQYQQFLEASRPLPDFVDIDLQDRTLPDGVLLEHLKAFQTLYREHCEAIMDVMVNLQFTLVETLWKSFWRFSQSSDTESLNMHNESEKRLPKSCLVVLCKFEPVLRWTKECDNLLYQTLVEILIPDVLRPIPSALTQAIRNFAKSLESWLTGAMMNIPEEMVRIKVVCICSFSQTLRRYTSLNHLAQAARAVLQNSAQINQMLSDLNRVDFTNVQEQASWVCQCEDRMVQRLEQDFKLTLQQQNSLEQWAAWLDGVVSQALKPYEHNPAALPKAAKVFLLNWSFYSSMVIRDLTLRSAASFGSFHLIRLLYDEYMYYLIEHRVAQAKGETPIAVMGEFASTVKSRISPDMEKDEEEDDEEEESDEESGDLVLQSNALSALEDDDKNGMEPPTKQPRTSLNLHTLTETNSTPP
- the rfx1b gene encoding MHC class II regulatory factor RFX1 isoform X2 translates to MATSGYSEDLQPQQANTVTIATPAATTPSSAKTAHFLSEIPPTSGNIASANQSATASKTGQDALCSQAPPTQAQSQKAVVLTTPTQHYVTPEIQHSAVQKSNGQSNSPQYIIVTVTEGSVHSNDSLSDSSPPAPGVPTQVVQPVQTTSQRSVLQAVSQAAKRIQSGHINNLQSVHINQEVEQVYSGQVQYVDGADATFTTSTIRSSSYPFSDSPLFSQTPPTSSSTYYDATPSSDSDIGGSVTSQPVSLATGANSGAAAVGGGGYVIQGGYVLGAGGTGAAGGGGQSYSSPNSRAPPATVHWLCDNYEGAEGVSLPRCTLYYHYLLHCQEQKLEPVNAASFGKLIRSVFMGLRTRRLGTRGNSKYHYYGLRIKSGSPLLRLMDEQQHMAMRQQPFSQKNRIKPIQKTHGIANGTSGGAGQQQAGALCDISAQVQQYQQFLEASRPLPDFVDIDLQDRTLPDGVLLEHLKAFQTLYREHCEAIMDVMVNLQFTLVETLWKSFWRFSQSSDTESLNMHNESEKRLPKSCLVVLCKFEPVLRWTKECDNLLYQTLVEILIPDVLRPIPSALTQAIRNFAKSLESWLTGAMMNIPEEMVRIKVVCICSFSQTLRRYTSLNHLAQAARAVLQNSAQINQMLSDLNRVDFTNVQEQASWVCQCEDRMVQRLEQDFKLTLQQQNSLEQWAAWLDGVVSQALKPYEHNPAALPKAAKVFLLNWSFYSSMVIRDLTLRSAASFGSFHLIRLLYDEYMYYLIEHRVAQAKGETPIAVMGEFASTVKSRISPDMEKDEEEDDEEEESDEESGDLVLQSNALSALEDDDKNGMEPPTKQPRTSLNLHTLTETNSTPP
- the rfx1b gene encoding MHC class II regulatory factor RFX1 isoform X1, whose product is MATSGYSEDLQPQQANTVTIATPAATTPSSAKTAHFLSEIPPTSGNIASANQSATASKTGQDALCSQAPPTQAQSQKAVVLTTPTQHYVTPEIQHSAVQKSNGQSNSPQYIIVTVTEGSVHSNDSLSDSSPPAPGVPTQVVQPVQTTSQQRSVLQAVSQAAKRIQSGHINNLQSVHINQEVEQVYSGQVQYVDGADATFTTSTIRSSSYPFSDSPLFSQTPPTSSSTYYDATPSSDSDIGGSVTSQPVSLATGANSGAAAVGGGGYVIQGGYVLGAGGTGAAGGGGQSYSSPNSRAPPATVHWLCDNYEGAEGVSLPRCTLYYHYLLHCQEQKLEPVNAASFGKLIRSVFMGLRTRRLGTRGNSKYHYYGLRIKSGSPLLRLMDEQQHMAMRQQPFSQKNRIKPIQKTHGIANGTSGGAGQQQAGALCDISAQVQQYQQFLEASRPLPDFVDIDLQDRTLPDGVLLEHLKAFQTLYREHCEAIMDVMVNLQFTLVETLWKSFWRFSQSSDTESLNMHNESEKRLPKSCLVVLCKFEPVLRWTKECDNLLYQTLVEILIPDVLRPIPSALTQAIRNFAKSLESWLTGAMMNIPEEMVRIKVVCICSFSQTLRRYTSLNHLAQAARAVLQNSAQINQMLSDLNRVDFTNVQEQASWVCQCEDRMVQRLEQDFKLTLQQQNSLEQWAAWLDGVVSQALKPYEHNPAALPKAAKVFLLNWSFYSSMVIRDLTLRSAASFGSFHLIRLLYDEYMYYLIEHRVAQAKGETPIAVMGEFASTVKSRISPDMEKDEEEDDEEEESDEESGDLVLQSNALSALEDDDKNGMEPPTKQPRTSLNLHTLTETNSTPP